gggaataaaaacccctaccttcctccctcgtAGGAACTCTGATCAGAACTCTCTTTTGTTGaagttcccggacctcagactccagcgccaactgctctgtagGGGAGGAGCGCACAGGTGTCAACATAAACTTATCCCGAGGAATATGGTGAAAGTCAAACTTTAGGCCCTTTTCtacaatgcctagaatccatgggCTACTCGTGATCCGtatccaggccgggtagaaggccgaaagcctaccccccacctggtccgccagtcattgcggTTTTTTAAATTCTCGTGAAGAGTTAAACATAAATCCTTTACCCCTTCTTCTGTTGCTGTCGTATCTGGTAGATTCCCTGTTAGAATCTCTATACGGCCTTCTACGGctagaccatcctctattatagtcccgtctgtaaaagggtcttcctaggaaagggaaacgttttttattatcccctgcCTTCTCCAACAATTCATCCAAGACCGGTCCAaataagtgagctccttcacagggaatgctacataactttgttctggcctgtaagtcccctggccagcattttatccatagcgctctccgGGCCGCGTTAGATAACGctgaggacctggcggccaacctgaccgaatctgctgaTGCGTCCGAAAGAAAAGCTGCCGCATCCTGGATTATAGGCATAGAGGATAATATTTCAGTTCtgggaaccttatccttgagctgatcttcgaggtgtcctaaccataccatcaaggaccgggctgtacaggtggctgctatagctggtctCGAGGACcctgctgaagtctcccaagctcctttaagaaaGGTATCTGCTTTTCTGTCTAAAGGGTCCTTTAGGTTCCCCAAGTCGTCAAAGGGGAGAGATGTTTTTTTGCATGCTTTGGCGACTGCCGCATCCAgcttcgggactttatcccatgaggatgaaacctcctcctcaaagggatatctcctTTTAAAcgcaggcggaagtgaccctttcctctcgggtttcttccattcttttgaaaTTAGTGATTTAATCTTGTCCACTACTGGAAAGGCTCTACGGGATTTCCGCTCAATACCTCTGAACATGACATCCTGAATGGAGCTTTCTGATTGGGCGTCCTCTATCCCCATTGTACTGTTAACTGCTTTAACAAGACGGTTAACTCTATCCAAGGACAAACAGGCCCGACTAGACTCCAGATCTTCAGAGGAGGAAGAAGACGAGAGGGACCCagagctcagctcacccgagtcTGAATTTACGTCAGATAACGGGGATGATCTTTCTACTTCCATCAACCGTGATTTGGACTTTACAGCACTTCTCATTTCGTGCCTAACCATCTCTCTAATTGTGGAGGTGAGATcgggagcctcttcctccagcaaaCGTTGTATACATATTTTGCACAATTTCCTTAAATGCCCGTCCGGAAGTGGCTCCGCACATTcagcacactgcctatgtttggccttagttaaacttttcctcccctaataaggagagagggaaaataAGGGGAACAAataatcactaagtgaactttcacgaagatcacttaccccgccagtaatgaatggtaccgtagatggggggtccttcCCAGCCGGCAATTctttacggcttgaggactttggtCTCAAAATTtgagcctccttagctccaccagcgcggctactgccactagaccgacgctgggagctcctCCGAGGCTTCTCTGACTGCtgaagctcctgctgctgctgttggCTGCTTTgcgttccttctggcgactccattacgGAATGGAACAGGAACACCAGCCACTCTGTGTGCAGCGTTTTTAAAAAGGCCCCCAGGGTACCGCCCCCGATGGGGGttagcagggaatcccaggtgccGCCTAATCGATGAGGGACCGCCACCACTCCGTGCTGCGCCGCCCCCCCCCGAGGCCCGGATTGCCctcagctgggcgccgccattggcCGGAAAAGAacagcgctactgcgcatgcccggccaCGTCATTcggccgcgccgctcgccgcgtcatccggacacgccccttccggacgcggcagcggcgccaagccgacacgcggaccgGGACGGCAGCAGACGCTTCACCGGACCGATACCGACCCCCGTTAGGCACGGACAGACCTCTGGGACCCAGCAGCCGCACCAAGCGATGACTCCCTCCTCCAGATCCTCCCAGGTATTTACTGCGGACACCGCAGAAGCCAGCCAATCtgtcagaggctgcttcctcctgctaccacctacaccaacagttcccctgccgtgtggtgcttcctgccccctgatcaggccggggtaggggacccccgctaccagtATCGGCCTGCCAGGGGTGGGGACGTGACATGCCTTCGACCTTCTTcacaggcctgtctgaagaggttccgctgtcagggacaggaaaccaactgacgtgggagagaggtaccgcccttttatgtctgtaggtttcctgtccctgaagggcggatcccctttctcgttgtgctgtcatggcgactgaataaaaccctactacgttatacttgcagagttgaagtagaattagagtgagatgtgtatatgaccttgacagagcacagttatttgtatttcatgttattcttttaaatccatctaatttatgctgcatagcaataaacctgttaaactgttttactcctgatccctgtgagtgtgtactgagagtggcaggggcttcccgaatcagcccctggcagaagataatagcctttctgcagtcccagagagagaactccaatcaagattcgggtggaggcactgcgccctggagaggtgagaccccccataacacccagtgtactgtggtagccctaaaggggtgttacaataggtatatgggcatggaactaagggatggaggatgtgtgatgggaatatgggcatgggactatgagaTGAAGAATGTGTGATCGGTATATGGGCacggggctatgggatggaggataataattataatttgttataactaaccacagttagttactgtgCCCGGGCAACACCAGGCTCATCAGCTATTGTAGGATATAATTACAATATTTTGATTATTGATTGGGCCAAGGGTGTGATACAGAGATATTTTCCCTAGTCCAGGAGCCTGAAGGGCTACTACAGAAAACACCTTTTTATAAATTGCACCCGATAGATGAGGGAGCATGTTTCAGATTACACCAGGGCCCAGAAGTTTTGTTCACATCACATTTCACCTTTCAGGGTTTACGTATAAAGCCCTGAAAACTGGGACTCAAACATTTGTACTTACAAGGGCATCGACTGACGTTGTGGACTACAGTTTGGTTCCCACCGTATCATTGATGTTAATTGTCTTGTCAGCACAAGATCACATTTCCAGGGCTTTGGACTTAAGCCCTGACAAAGCCACCAATGATAAAACCTGCCTGATATACCAGATATAAACCTGCCCTGAAGTTCCAGCTGTAAACTTGGCCGTGTTATTTAGACTGCAGTTTACAACCACCTCATTTGGCCATTGAATGATTATTTGTACTTGGGATACTACATAATTAATCTAATAGGTGCTGAACATGGCATAATACAGCTTGAAGCTGGAAGTGCATGTCCCCATTATAAACCCATTACTAAGGTCTATTTCTATGTGGAAATttaccacgaaaaaaaaaaaaccctacaggaCAGGAAAGGGGACAAAAAAGGATTAACATTTTGAGGTGACACCTCAAGGACATATTTACTGCCATTTCATGAGaatatatgttttatatatatattataaattaaGTTAAATACCTTCGTAATAATTCAATTAATTTGGTAATTCCGTCAATATAGATGAAACCATATACTGGCTGGCAACACTGCAGCCGCGACATGGGATTCATTTACCTTTGTTTCCCGACTCTTGTAAACCGTGCATGTATGTTTTGCGTGTTTGTGTTGCTTATCAAAGGCTAGCATGCTCCCTCTAAACACTCTTTGGATTGCTTGGATTTTCGGAAATGGTAAAAACAGAAGGCAATCATTTTCTGTTAAGCAGTGGAGATTGCCGCAGGCACAATATTATTCCAGCAGCTTATTGCTACAGCTTCCCAAGAAACGTGTACTGATTTGTACACTTTGTTATTTTTATGTGTGTATAAATGGCCGCACTGTAAACTATGCCTTTGTTACATAAAATCTATTGCAACCCAGAGAGTCAATCATTTTCCATTGATTAAAATGGAAAGCATCTATACTTCGACTTACCACAGGCCCCAGATGGGAAGCAGTACATAACGCCATGAATGCATCTGCATAAAGCACACTTCTTGGGCAGCCAGTGATTGTGAGCTACAGAACCACAATACCTTGATGAAAACAAACAGAGCAGATAAAAGATCAGTCTTTGAAGGTAAATGTAATGCATGGTGTATGCTTTGCTTGCATAACACGTACCTTTTCCGCAGGTCAAACTCACAATGTCTTCCTGTGAAATGCTTAGGGCAGGCACAGAAACTGCCTAGCATGCAGGTACCTCCATTCTGACAGCAATGCTTGTCCAGTGAACTTGCtggaaatataaatacatatattatGTAGATGTGAAAactgtaatctgtcagcaggtttggctatgtaatccgagagcagcacaatgtagggaAAGGTACTCCGATTCCAGGGATGTGGCTGGGCTTTTCTGTTTCAACGCAATTAGTATTGAGCTCACTAGTTAACAGACTGCTGTATGTCATCTTAGACTCTTGTAACAGGGGAGGTgcgacaggattggaggatggctgatgggtaccgatatttaagaaaggttAAAAGGTGGATCCAGACATCAACCACCCAGCAAGTCTGACATCAATGGTGGCAACTACTATCTGGTAAGTGACATCAGTGGTGGCAACTACCATGTCCGGTAATTCTGACATCAGTGGTGTGCAAGATTTTTTAAAGTATTATAAGAGATAACCTGCAGAAATACAGTATTTTGCAATGAATAATGCCTTTCACAACCAGTGCTGGTTGTCAGTTGTTCTAAGTCGtgtctaacatgttgggtttctttgaagaggcaagtgcaaatctggatgtttgtgatttatctggactttccaAAGGCCTTTCATATTGTAACATAACAGACtgatactgaagctacagaaagaaggactgggggaaactatatgcagatgggtaaaaaAATTGTTAAAGGACAGGAAACAGTTGttgtaaatggtacattctctaaatgggatatagtcagcagtggcgtACCAACGGGaactgtgctaggaccgattctttctaacgtctttattaatgaccttgtggatgagaTTGACAGTAAAGTGTAAAGGtagcttcacactgaacaatttaacaacgatatcgctagcgatccgtgacgttgcagcgtcctggatagcgatatcgttgtgtttgacacgcagcagcgatctggatcctgctgggacatcgctggtcggagcagaaaggccagaactttatttcgtcgctggatctcctgcagacatcgcagaatcggcatgtgtgatgccgattcagcgatgtcttcactggtaaccagggtaaacatcgggttactaagcacagggccgcgcttagtaaccactacatacttacattccggtgtgtgtcccccggcgctctgcttccctgcactgtcagcgccagcctgccgtaaagcacagcggtgacgtcaccgctctgctttacggccggcgctcacagtcagtgcaggaagcagagcaccgggggacagacaccggaatgtaagtatgtagtgtttttttttttacatttacactggtaaccagggtaaacatcgtgctactaagcgtggccctgcgcttagtaacccgatgtttacccaggttaccaggggacttcgcatagttggtcgctgaagagctgtctgtttgacagctctccagcgaccacacagcgacgctgcagagatcggcatcgttgtctagattgctgcagcgtcgctaaatgtgccggtacctttagtctttgctgatgacattaaactatgtaggatactaaaatctgaccttgacattacaatgcaAAACGATCTAAATAAGATGACCGAATAGGCAAACATTTGGCAAATGAGGCTTAAtattgataaatgtagagtaatgcacttaAGACAGAGTAATACTTTTGCTGCATATACATCAATTTGGACAATACTTGTGACTACAGAACAGGAGCTGGACCACACCTGCACACCAGCCAGGTTATCAGATGTCCATCGCCGACTGGCTTAACTAAGGCAACAAGTCTGCAATCCATCACTTGTGTCTCCAGCATTTGGACCCTGCAATTGCAAGCTGGAACCTTGGGTGACCCCAGACCTGCTACATCACGGAGTGATGCCTGAGAAGCCATTCGTCATTTTATTTTTCTCTATAATCATAATCTCAAACGTTTAGACCTACTGAAAAGCACATTTTGAACCTGTATCATACAGTAGATTGTGTGATATATGTTTTCCTCTTTCTTGCTATGCCCTCTGAATTTTACACCATTTATTCCTCTGTAAATATATCAGTTAATTGTTTCAATCTCATCTCTTGTGAGAGTGTGTATGGGGAGTGGACAGGGGTTTCCCCAAGTCGACCCCTGGCAGAAGAGGAAGACCCTCCTGCATCTCACTACATCCCTCAGCAAGTTTGAGGTGGAGGCACTGCACCATATTGAGGTGAGATCTACCATGCACCCTGCCCACGGAGGAGGCTTAAAGGGGTGTTACATAGGCAtagagaaaggttgaactttatGGACATATGACTTTTTTCAACCTATATACAGTAACTATTAATGATTAGAGAACATCCATGGGGGCACTCTGATATCATTCGGGTGTTTAGGTGCTCGGCATTTGGTGAACATGAGCTGGTGCTTGAATCTAAAACTCGAATTCCAACCACGTAGGTTTGGTACCCGTTACACAACCAATAAGCCTGCCAGGAATTGTTTGCGAGTaactaatgccatagccatcttggtagtggcattactgtggttCGCTGGTCGCATCAGGGATTATAAAAAAAAGACTAGCACCACCGCGCTCGGTTTACTGACGCCATTGCCCAGCTCAGAGACAGTTTTTATTGGAGCGAGTGAGTGCTTGTCCAAGCCTGTGTGTCCAAAATGTACTggatcagagtcctctagtgtcgATTCTGGTTCTGATGCAGATGGGACACCCCAAAGCCGGGTCACTTACAGTCCAGGCCCCTCAGATTCCAGGAAGCAGGCCCTCCAGCCTCCcaaggaagaaaaagaagaagcaGACACCTGAAGTGGATTACTGTATCGGCCTTcttattttttcctggctttgcactttgtacaAAGCCTtcgagtgtaggagtacatcactttcaaaatatttatggTTAAAAATTGATTTGGATTGAATTTGTCATTCATAGAGTATTGAGTGCTTTGTGTTACATCAAACAAAAAAATAGATAAATTAAAAAATTACCGaactcaattagtcatccatacagtttaatgtgctttgCGTGAAGTCACGATAATTTAAAGATTTTAAAAACTgcttggcctggtacagttcacaaaatatttttgctcCCAAAATGGTCTATTGTCATGCACATTGTATAACATGCTTTGTGTTAAATTTAGTAGGTTCGAAATAACAAAAATTGGCCTGCTACGGGTATACAAATTTGGTTCCTCGGTATTCGGTCCCCAGCCGTCACCATTTCCCCCAGTTTGGGATCACCGCTTTGTACCAGTTCATTCCAGGATCACCACCTGTGCCCTTACCTATGCACTTACTAGGATTATCCACTTATCGACTGAcacgtggacaagcgcttgtggacAGGGAAGCTACATTTCCTTGATGGCACACTGGATGAATATTGTGGAGGCCGAAGGCAGAGTCCCAGCCTGGCACGCACATGTGCTACTGACACTGAAGATTACTGGCCCCAATTCTATCAGGATTTCCTCTACCAGTCATGCACCTCTTCCTGCTCATCCGCCATCTCCAAAGGTGTTCACAGAGCACATTGGAAGCTCTACagcactgctgcagcaaagctgcaacagacactgctgaagcgAATTTGTCTAGGAAACAAACCACACACCACAGCACAgtaattgaaaggaataacagacctttGACTTTTGATgctgaacctccagccaggcatggtcatgcgtGATAATGGAATAACCTGGTGATGGCTGTGAACAGGGCcgcctccaggttttcatgggccctgggcgaaagagtcccggtgggcccctttaacacataccacaattcataatgcaccgatatggCAGAGAATATAGGTATAGtaaaatgccaaagatttcacttacttcttacattacatgagtgatatctattgtacattctacattagctcagaaaccgacagtatagtcctctatacagaataatgagccccatatattgctccaaacagaataatggcctcatatagtgctccatacagtataatggcctcatatagtgctccatacagtataattggtgcAACAtattcctctatacagaataatgtgccccatatattgctccaaacagaataatgagcccaatattatgctccatacagaatgatcctcatataatgctccatacagtataatgggcaccacagagtgctccaaacagcatgagccgcatatattgctccatacggaattgtccccatataatgctccatacagtatagtgagccacatataattctccatacagtatatgatggaccccatctattgctccatatataatgggcctcatataatgctccatacagtatatgattggccccatacagtatactgagtcccatatattgctccatacagaatgggccctttatgatgctccacacagaatgggccccatataatactccttacagaatgggtgccatgtaatgctccaaaaataactggccccataagatgctccatatataattggccatataaaatgctccatatataattagtcccataagatgcttcatagattattggccccatatactgctccatatgtaaatgtccccatatactgctccatattgaattatccccataagatgcaccatattaaattggctccatattaaattagacccatataatgctccccatagaattggcttcataagatactCCATGTAatactccatatatgggccccttctgatggtccccatatattgctccaaatataaaaaaaaaaatgaaatactcacctctcgttgcttgtcgctgctctggactcctcaccattggcatcttcctgctgtgctgcgactgctcaggcagagggcgtgacgtcatcgtgccctctgacctgaacgtcacaggcagaggatggaagacgctgcagcgctggaactaggagaggtaagtattgcaagtgccggggtccggagcaggtggggggtccactcgtggggccggcactatagcacgccagtgtccctggtggcgagtgggccccctgcctgctcagggccccggcacttgcccaggtgctgatgccggccctggctgtgaagcttggcaagctcacacatacaTCATGATTGTCCCACGTACTCAactcagcagtttctgaaaacttacccatatttgccagagcttctgatcAAAGTATGCCATGTCAGCGCCCAATTGTTCAAATCAgctacagctgccactgctctGGCAGTACTGCAGCAGCACATGCATGTGCCTGCTCACTGACTGGTATGTGAAGTCAGCATGCGCTGAAActgcacactgcacatgctggcaaggctttgtgagcagcagagaccAGTTgtagaataccagctccaacacgctcCTCGGTGTTTTGGTTAGCCTCTGCACATAACTAAAGAGTGGGCATAGATGTCTGACATTTGTACAGTTCTCCAGTACAATATAGCTTGGAGAGTATCCCAgtaaattaaaatataacttttaatcaaaATCCTAAAATGGACATTCATAACACAAAAAACCACAAAGATAAAGTGCAAACCAGGGCTCAAGAAATAGAAATTGGCTTGATCTCACCAATAGTAGCGGACTGATATCCACAACAAGTTCCTTTCAGCAATTATACCAGGAGCAAAGGAGGTCCAGATGACAGGGTGGGGTAGGGGGTACAGGGTTGCTTCCCTAAACCCGTCATGCCCCTGTAGTGCTCCTGTcccaacaaggacaggccccaagtgagccctgctatggacacccaccaacaAAAGAATAGGGTCATAaatctccctacgcgtttcctccccagtcatggggattcatcaggggagttcagAACAGCCAGGAGGCCAGCGAGTATTAGATCTTAAATCCTAAATCAAGTGTCCGTCAGCATTAGATAGCACAGCAGTGGCTGGATACCCATTAATGAGTGTAACTGTGTGTCACTGCCTTATTGTGAGTCCTAGGTATACCACTGTGTAAATCCCCTTAAATAAATTCTGAAATGAATTGTCCACCCCCCGGCATGTAATGTCATCAAGAATCACAAACCCCCATTGTCAATACTCACGTCCAATCAGGAGTTGTGGGGTTGTGCTGTACCCCAACTACCTGCAGTCGTCCACCATAGTGCTGGCATGGTCATAAATCCAACACAGAATACACAGGATGTGCTCACGCTGTGTTCCAATAGTGGAACGCAGACTAGCCGGAAGTGACCGTCATCTTGTACGCGTCACTTCCAGTTCACAGAGGAACACTGCAGAGCCATTATAATAAAGTTGCATTCCAAGACTGGAACGCAGCATGGCCAGAAGTACCCGATCCATCTTTCAGTCATCATTTCCAGTTCTAGTGTACTATGAAATCATTGGGGGTAATACCCATTTACATAAACAGGGGGTTTGGGTACATGATGGGACATTCCCATTTATTAGATGATGCCGATATGCAGATCTACATGCGCCCCATATATCAATATATATGGAAAAAAAATCACAGGGACTGAGGCTACACCAGGGCTTAGACAAAAAACAGATCTCCAATAAAATAGAAATAGACAGTATCCCTATAAATTGATAGAGCTGTTTGATTACCCAATGGTATGGAAACCAATGTCTATTCAAAACAAGAGGGGGGATAGCTATACAAAGGAAGGATAGTGATCCTATTCCCAAAACGTCCTAACAGACCACTGAGAAACTATTTTGTTTCAAATCGGCGGTCCCCTAGCGGCAGAAACAAAACACAAATTCAGACCCACATAGGACAACATGTTATCAAATATTATTCTCTATTAGAGACCAACACAAGGAAAGGGGGAGAAGATATTTAATGGGGTATTAGAGAATTAGAGGGAGGGTAAGGAAAACAAAAGAGGGGGGGAGGGACCAGAGAGGGAGATGGGAAGAGAGGACTGTGTACAGagcaggaagggggggggggggggagagggaccATATCATACGAGAAGTTTGGGGATTGGTTGATCCCAATAAATGCAAATGGGGGGAGGGGGCAGCCATAAAAACCTGGAGATCGGAGGTGGCGAGGATATACCCCTATAAGGAGAGAGTAATTCACAAAAATCACCCATAATTCAATTTATCATTAAGTCCTCGGGGATGGCACGTGTCCAAGGTAAATATCCACTTTGCCTCCCTCTGCAGTAGCATTTTATCCAAATCACCCCCCCCACCCTGGCGATTTGACTCGGTCAATGCCCATGAATTGCATAGCTTTAACATCACCCCCATGTAATCCATTGACATGCTTGGTAACAGTAGTATCCCTCTGGTTAATAATATCATCTATATCCATTATAACCGGTTATGACATGTACCATTATAACCTATGATGTACATGTTCGagtgacacacacacacgtctggtttttttttttcaccagcaGCACGGATGACAAGGGTG
This region of Ranitomeya imitator isolate aRanImi1 chromosome 1, aRanImi1.pri, whole genome shotgun sequence genomic DNA includes:
- the LOC138669654 gene encoding cubilin homolog; this translates as MITAKSTLLLETSLEKPVRDADHTGIRKHKSTGEKIPFIGLTKTSSLDKHCCQNGGTCMLGSFCACPKHFTGRHCEFDLRKRYCGSVAHNHWLPKKCALCRCIHGVMYCFPSGACVNTWEDLEEGVIAWCGCWVPEVCPCLTGVGIGPVKRLLPSRSACRLGAAAASGRGVSG